GATCGCGAGCGCCTCTGGCAGGCGTTGTGGCCGTTCGGAAGCGACGCCGGGTGGTCCGGGGAAATCCTTTCGGCCGAGCCGCTGGACGGCGAGGGAACGGCGCTGATCAGATTGTCCTGGGATGGCCGGGACGGGCGGCCGATCGAACGCAAGTCGCGGTTCGAGGATGTCGGCGAGGGCAGCCGCTTCTCGATGACGGTCATCGAGGACACGGCGCTCGACCCGTCCTTCTGGGCGAATTATCGCGAGACCGTCGCGCTTTTGCCCGAGGGCGATGCGACGCGGGTGACGCTTACCCAGACCGACCGCTATCGCGGCGTTGCCTTCCTGGTCTTTCGCTTCTTCGCCATGCGCCGTGAGATACGCAAGCTGGATGTCTGGGCGGCAACCGGCACTTATCGCAAGGGCGGCTGGTTCGAGCATCCGCTGAGCCAGATCGGTTTCGCCGTGCTCTCGGCCCTGATCCTGTGGCCGTTCTTCGGCCTCAATATCGGCGGGCTGGCGCTGGCCGCGATCCTGACCTCGGTGGTCGCCCTGCACGAGCTCGGTCATATGGCCGCCTTCCGCCTGACGGGACATCGCCGGGCGCGCATGATCTTCATCCCGCTGCTTGGCGGCATTGCCATCGGCGGCAGGCCCTATGACAGCCGCTTCGAGGTTGCTTTCGTGGCGCTGATGGGCGCCGGCTTCTCCGCTTTCCTGGTGCCGGTGCTGATCGCCGCCAGCGGCCTCGCCGGCAGCGAAGGACATCGCCTGGCCGCGACGCTTTTGGCCACGCTTGCCGGCTGCGCATCGCTGTTCAACATCGCCAATCTGGTGCCGGTGTGGAAATTCGACGGCGGCCAGGTGCTGCGCCAGATCTGCCCCGGCCCGGCGGTACTCGCGCTGGCGTCCTTCCTGCTCTTGTCCGCGCTTCTCGCGCTTGGCTGGCGGGCCGGTTTCTCGCCGAGCTTCCTGCTGATCGCCGGCGCGGTGTTCTCGATCCTCAGCCTCATCACCGTGGGCAGCGGCGTCAAGCCGCGCCACGAGCTGAAGCCGATCAAGACCTTCGACCGATTGGTCATGGCCGGCGCTTTGCTCGCGGTCTTCGCCATCCATGGCTATGGGATGCTGTGGGCTTCCGCGCAGCTCATGTAGGGTGTGTCGATATTCAGGTGAGGCCGGCCTGCAAATGTCGGCTTCCTGCGCTTCCGGTGCTCACGTACTATAAGTACGCTCCGCTCCGGTTCTCGGAACCGCCTTGTTTGGTCGCTTCGCGCCCGTCTTCGACTCCGACTCGGCCTGACCTGAATCTCAACACACCCGTAGGCGGAGCGGCTTAGCCGGCCTTCCGAGCTGGCTCCGCAGTCGGAACGGCGGCAGGTCCGAACACATCCTCGAAAGCGGCTTTCAGCGCCAGGTCGAGGTCGGCCATCGTGACCGGCAGGCCGAGGTCGACGAGGCTGGTCACGCCATGGTCCGAGACGCCGCAGGGCACGATGCCGCTGAAATGGCCGAGATCGGGCTCGACATTGATGGCGATGCCGTGGAAGCTCACCCATCGCCTCAGCCGGATGCCTATTGCCGCGATCTTGTCCTCGGCCGGCGAGCCGTCGAGCAGGGCAGGGCGATCCGGCCGCACCACCCAGACGCCGACGCGGTCCTCGCGCCGCTCGCCGCGCACATTGAAGGCGGCAAGTGTTTCGATCATCCATTGCTCCAGCGCTGCGACGAAGGCGCGCACATCCTCGCGCCGGCGCTTGAGGTCGAGCATGACGTAGGCCACGCGCTGGCCGGGACCGTGATAGGTGTATTCGCCGCCGCGACCCGCGGCAAAGACCGGAAAGCGGTCGGGATCGATCAGGTCTTCGCCACGCGCGCTGGTTCCGGCGGTGTAGAGCGGCGGATGCTCGACCAACCAGACCATCTCGCCGGCAGCACCGCTGCGGATCGCCACGGCGCGCGCCTCCATGAAGGCCAGCGCGTCCGGATAGGAGGTGAGGCCGGGTTCGATCACCCATTCCACCGGCGCCGAGCCGGGCAGGGGCAGGAACGACGTGGCGATCTGGCTGCGTTCTGTCATGGAACTTTCTCGATGTTCCTCTCATATGGCGGCAATCGGCCAAAACGTCCAGTTTCACCGGTGTGAAGCTGGGCCGTAGAGGGTTGTGCAAATGAGCGACGAATATTCCGCTCAGCGCACTTGTTTCGCCGGAAACGATTTGCTACAGGCCCCGGGCCGGAAGGTTCCGGCTCCTACCACGTGCGGTCGTGGCGGAATTGGTAGACGCGCAGCGTTGAGGTCGCTGTGGGGCAACCCGTGGAAGTTCGAGTCTTCTCGACCGCACCAAACCTTCTCCAAAGGCCTTGGAATTAGCGCTACCCGGCGACTGTTGTCGTTGCTGCCTGCGGTGCTCGTTGCCAAACGAAAAGCGGCGGCGGGTCATGAAGACCGCGCCACCGCCTGGTATTCCTAGCCGGTTCAAAAGCTCGGGCTGGATCACGCCGCCTTCTTCGTCCGCGCCAGCGTGTCCGCCACCACTTCGCCGAAGGAGGCGGGGGTCGGCACGATGACGACGCCGGCTTCCTTGAGGATCTCGACCTTTTCCTGGGCCGATTCGCCGAACGCCGAGATGATCGCGCCGGCATGGCCCATGCGGCGGCCTTTCGGGGCGGAGAGCCCGGCGATGTAGGCGATCAGGGGTTTGCGCATGTTGTCGCGCGCCCAGATCGCGGCTTCGGCTTCCTGCGGGCCGCCGATCTCGCCGATCATCACCACGGCGTCGGTGTCGTCGTCGCGCTCGAAGAGCTGCAGAATGTCCTTGAAGGACGAGCCGTTGATGGGATCGCCGCCGATGCCGACGCTGGTCGACACACCTATGCCCAGCGCCTTCATCTGCGATGCGGCTTCATAGCCCAGCGTGCCGGAGCGGCCGACAATGCCGACGCGTCCCGGCAGATAGATGCTGCCCGGCATGATGCCCATTAGCGCCTGTCCGGGCGTGATGACGCCGGCGCAGTTCGGGCCGACGAGGCGCATGCGGTCCTCGAAGCGGTAGCGGCGCATGTAGCGCTTGACCTGCATCATGTCCTGCGAGGGGATGCCGTCGGTGATGCAGACGCAGAGCTTTATCCCGGCATCCGCCGCTTCCATGATCGAATCGGCGGCGAAGGGCGGCGGCACGAAGACGATGCTCGCCTCGGCGCGGGTCTCGCGCACCGCGCCCTTGACGGTGTTGAAGACCGGCAGGCCGAGATGCGTCTGGCCGCCCTTGCCGGGGGTGACGCCGCCGACCAGCTTGGTGCCGTAGCGCTTCATGTCTTCCGCATGGAAGCTGCCGATCTTGCCGGTGAAGCCTTGCACGATGACGCGGGTGCTGCGGTTGAGCAGGATTGCCATTTTCTCGACCTCCCTCAGGCTGCTTTCTTGTTCTTGGTGGCTTCGCGCCAGGCGGCGACTGCCTTTTCGGCGGCCTCGGCCAGCGTGTCGGCGACGATCACCGCCTCGCCGGAGTCGGCCAGGATCTTGCGCCCTTCCTCGACCTTGGTGCCGGAAAGGCGCACCACCAACGGCACGTCGACGCCGACCTCGCGGATCGCCTTGATGACGCCTTCGGCCACCCAGTCGCAGCGGTTGATGCCGGCAAAGATGTTGACCAGGATGGTCTCGACTTGTTTGTCGCCGAGCACGGCGCGGAAGGATTTTGCCACGCGCTCCGGCGAGGCGCCGCCGCCGATGTCGAGGAAGTTGGCCGGCTCGCCGCCGGCGATCTTGATCATGTCCATCGTCGCCATGGCGAGGCCAGCGCCGTTGATGATGCAGCCGATATTGCCGTCCAGACCGACATAGGAGAGGCCGCGGTCGCTGGCGAAGGTCTCGCGCGGGTCTTCCTGGCTTTTGTCGCGCAGCTCGGAGATTTCCGGGCGGCGGAACAGCGCGTTCTCGTCGAACGACATCTTCGCGTCGAGCGCGACCAGGCTGCCGTCGCGCGTCACCACCAGCGGATTGATCTCCAGCATCGAGGCGTCGTAGTCGCGGAACACCTGGTAGCAGCCGAGGATGGTTTCCGTCGCCTTGCCGATCAGGCCGCTTTCGAGCCCGAGGCCGAAGGCGATCTCGCGCGCCTGAAAACCCTGCATGCCGACACCGGGATCGACGGTGGCGCGGATGATGGAATCCGGCTGCTTTTCGGAGATGTCCTCGATCTCCATGCCACCGGCTGCCGACGCCACGATCATGACGCGCTCTTCCTTCCGGTCGAGCACAAAGCCGAGATAGAGCTCCTGCGCGATGTCGACGGCTTCCTCCAGATAGAGGCGCGAGATCAGCTTGCCGCGCGGGCCGGTCTGCTGCGTCACCAGCTTGCGTCCGAGCATGGCTTCCGCGGCGTTGGAGATCTCCTCGTCATTCGAGCAGAGTTTTATCCCGCCGACTTTGCCGCGCGCGCCGGAATGAACCTGCGCCTTTAGCACCCATTTCGAGCCGCCGATCTCGCGCGCGCGGTAGGTCGCCTGCTCGGGGCTGTAGGCGAGGCCGCCGCGCGGCACATGCACGCCGTGGCGGGCAAGCAGTTCCTTGGCCTGGTATTCGTGGATGTCCATCTTGTCCTCCCAGTTTTTTTTTACTGCGCGGCGTGAACCTGGCCGGCGCGCTCGATCGCTTCGTTGACCACCAGCACATTGCGCGCCATGCGTTCCGACGCGGCGTCGATCATCTTGCCGTCGAGCGCGGCTGCGCCCTTGCCCAGCGCCTCCGCCTCCTTCAGCACCTCGAGGATGCGGCGGGCGCGGGTGACCTCTTTCTCCGGCGGCGAAAACACGTCGTTGGCCAAAGCGATCTGCGAAGGGTGGATTGCCCATTTGCCTTCAATGCCGAGCGCGGCGGCGCGCCTTGCGGCCGCCTTGTAGCCTCCGGGATCGGAGAAATCGCCGAACGGCCCGTCGATGGCGCGCAGGCCATAGGCGCGGCAAGCGACCGTCATGCGCGACAGCGCGAAATGCCACTGATCGCCGGGATAGTCGGGGTTGAGGCCGCCGATGTTGACGGTCCGCGCCTTGTTGCTCGCGGCATAGTCTGCGACGCCGAAATGCATCGCCTCCAGCCGCCCCGGCGTGGCGGCGATCGCCTCGACATTGGCCATGCCGAGCGCCGTCTCGATCAGCGCTTCCAGGCCGACGCGGGTCTTGAAGCCCTTGGCCATCTCGATCTGGTTGACCATGGCCTCGACCATATAGAGGTCGGCGGGCACGCCGACCTTCGGCACCAGAATGGTGTCCAGCTTGTCGCCGGCCTGTTCCATGACGTCGACGACGTCGCGGTACATGTAATGGGTGTCGAGGCCGTTGATGCGCACCGAGACGGTCTTGCCCTTGGCGCGCCAGTCGATGTCGTTCAGCGCCTGGATGATGTTCTTGCGGGCGCGCTCCTTGTCGGGCGGCGCCACCGCATCCTCGATGTCGAGAAAGACGAAGTCGGCGGCGCTGTTCGCCGCCTTGTCGATCATCTCCGGGCTGGAGCCCGGAACGGCCAGCTCGCTGCGCTGGAGCCTGAGTTTCTTCAGGTGGTTGATGGTGTGGCTCATGGCGCGCCCCTTATGCCGCCTTGGCGACTGGCATTTCGGCCGTGCGGCGGAAGTGCTCGATCGCCGCGGCGACGCCCGAGCCCGGCGCCAGGCGCACGCCGCAATCGAGCAGCGTCATTTCGGCCGCCGACAGCGAGGCCAGCACCATCACCTCGTTCAGCCAGCCGAGATGGCCGATGCGGAAGACCTTGCCGGCAACCTTGTTGAGGCCGCCGCCAAGCGATGTCTGGTAGGCGCTGTAGGCGCGTTTGACGACGTTGGCGCTGTCGATGCCCTCCGGCACCAGGATGGCGCTGACCGTGTCGGAGTGCCATTGCGGCGCCTTGGCGCAGAGCTTCAGGCCCCAGGCGTCGACCGCCTTGCGCACGCCTTCGGCCAGCCGATGGTGGCGGGCGAAGATGTTCTCCAGCCCCTCCTCGGCGATGAGGTCGAGCGAAGCGCGCAGGCCGCGCAGCAGCTGCGTCGCCGGCGTGTAGGGGAAATAGCCCGCGTCGTTGGTGCGGATCATGTCCTCGAAGGAGAAGTAGCAGTGCCGGTGCGTGGCGATCCGCGAAGCCGCAAGTGCCTTCTGGCTGACCGACAGGAAGCCGAGGCCGGCCGGCAGCATGAAGCCCTTCTGCGAACCGCTGACGGCGCAGTCGACGCCCCATTCCTCCTGACGGAAATCGATCGAGCCGATCGAGGAGACGCCGTCGACGAAAAGCAGCGCTGGGTGGTTCGCCGCATCGAGCGAGGCGCGGCAGCCGGCAACGTCGCTGGTGACGCCGGTCGCTGTCTCGTTCTGCGTGCAGAACACTGCCTTGATGCGATGCGCCTTGTCGGCCTTCAGCCGCTCCGCATAGAGGTCGAGCGGAACACCGGTGCCCCACTCGCAATCGATGACATCGACCTCGAAGCCGAGGCGCTCGGCCATGTCGACCCACAGATGCGAGAACTGGCCGAAGCGCGACATCAGCACCTTGTCACCGGGGCTGAGCACGTTGGTCATCGCCGCTTCCCAGGCGCCAGTGCCGGAGGACGGATAGATGAAGACGCGGCCGGTCTCGTTCTTGAAGACTCGTCTGATGTCCTCGAACAGCGGCAGCGTCAGGCTGGGGAAGGAGGCGGCGCGCATATCCTCCATCGGCAGGTTCATGGCCTGCCGGACCTGCTCCGGAATGTTGGTGGGCCCCGGGATGAAAAGATGCGTGAACCCAGCCATGCGAAATTCCTCCGATCGTTTTTGATTGTGGAGGAAGTTTCGTCCTGGCGAGGCTCGCCAACAACACCTTGCCGGGTAGGTTGTTGGCCCTTGCGGGTGGGATGGACCTACCCGTCTGGCCTACCCGATCGGCCTACCCGACAGGCGATTTGGACGTGCGTTGTTTCTCGCTGGAATAGAGTGCGACGGCCATGGCGCGATTGCGCACGTCCAGCTTGTCGTAGAGATTCTTCAGGTGGTATTTCACCGTGTTCTCGGAAATCCCTGTACGCGTGGCGATCTGCAAATTGGTCCAGCCGTCGGACAGCACCGCCAGCAGTTCCCGCTCGCGCACGGTGAGCCGGGACAAGGGCGTGTCGTTGACCTTGTTGATGTCGATATAGGGAATGCAGATGCGGCCATGCGCGACCGCCAGGATCGTCTCGAAGATCACCGGCGCCTCGTCGAACTGGAAGCAATAGCCTTGAGCGCCGAGGCGCACGCATTGCTTCAGGATGCCGATGTCATGGTCGTTGGAAAAGATCGTGATGCGCACGCCAAGCTCGCGGCTCTGAACTTCCGTCAGCACGTCGGCGCCGTCCATGTCGGCGAGCTTCCAGCCGACGACGGCGACATCGAACTGTGTGGCAGTGGCCATATCCAGG
This region of Mesorhizobium sp. M2A.F.Ca.ET.046.03.2.1 genomic DNA includes:
- a CDS encoding SRPBCC family protein, with amino-acid sequence MSVFVTVTLVAGNLGLIFLLMTVPLGSRTVTVSRVIKADRERLWQALWPFGSDAGWSGEILSAEPLDGEGTALIRLSWDGRDGRPIERKSRFEDVGEGSRFSMTVIEDTALDPSFWANYRETVALLPEGDATRVTLTQTDRYRGVAFLVFRFFAMRREIRKLDVWAATGTYRKGGWFEHPLSQIGFAVLSALILWPFFGLNIGGLALAAILTSVVALHELGHMAAFRLTGHRRARMIFIPLLGGIAIGGRPYDSRFEVAFVALMGAGFSAFLVPVLIAASGLAGSEGHRLAATLLATLAGCASLFNIANLVPVWKFDGGQVLRQICPGPAVLALASFLLLSALLALGWRAGFSPSFLLIAGAVFSILSLITVGSGVKPRHELKPIKTFDRLVMAGALLAVFAIHGYGMLWASAQLM
- the lipB gene encoding lipoyl(octanoyl) transferase LipB, with product MTERSQIATSFLPLPGSAPVEWVIEPGLTSYPDALAFMEARAVAIRSGAAGEMVWLVEHPPLYTAGTSARGEDLIDPDRFPVFAAGRGGEYTYHGPGQRVAYVMLDLKRRREDVRAFVAALEQWMIETLAAFNVRGERREDRVGVWVVRPDRPALLDGSPAEDKIAAIGIRLRRWVSFHGIAINVEPDLGHFSGIVPCGVSDHGVTSLVDLGLPVTMADLDLALKAAFEDVFGPAAVPTAEPARKAG
- the sucD gene encoding succinate--CoA ligase subunit alpha, with protein sequence MAILLNRSTRVIVQGFTGKIGSFHAEDMKRYGTKLVGGVTPGKGGQTHLGLPVFNTVKGAVRETRAEASIVFVPPPFAADSIMEAADAGIKLCVCITDGIPSQDMMQVKRYMRRYRFEDRMRLVGPNCAGVITPGQALMGIMPGSIYLPGRVGIVGRSGTLGYEAASQMKALGIGVSTSVGIGGDPINGSSFKDILQLFERDDDTDAVVMIGEIGGPQEAEAAIWARDNMRKPLIAYIAGLSAPKGRRMGHAGAIISAFGESAQEKVEILKEAGVVIVPTPASFGEVVADTLARTKKAA
- a CDS encoding malate--CoA ligase subunit beta, encoding MDIHEYQAKELLARHGVHVPRGGLAYSPEQATYRAREIGGSKWVLKAQVHSGARGKVGGIKLCSNDEEISNAAEAMLGRKLVTQQTGPRGKLISRLYLEEAVDIAQELYLGFVLDRKEERVMIVASAAGGMEIEDISEKQPDSIIRATVDPGVGMQGFQAREIAFGLGLESGLIGKATETILGCYQVFRDYDASMLEINPLVVTRDGSLVALDAKMSFDENALFRRPEISELRDKSQEDPRETFASDRGLSYVGLDGNIGCIINGAGLAMATMDMIKIAGGEPANFLDIGGGASPERVAKSFRAVLGDKQVETILVNIFAGINRCDWVAEGVIKAIREVGVDVPLVVRLSGTKVEEGRKILADSGEAVIVADTLAEAAEKAVAAWREATKNKKAA
- a CDS encoding CoA ester lyase; translated protein: MSHTINHLKKLRLQRSELAVPGSSPEMIDKAANSAADFVFLDIEDAVAPPDKERARKNIIQALNDIDWRAKGKTVSVRINGLDTHYMYRDVVDVMEQAGDKLDTILVPKVGVPADLYMVEAMVNQIEMAKGFKTRVGLEALIETALGMANVEAIAATPGRLEAMHFGVADYAASNKARTVNIGGLNPDYPGDQWHFALSRMTVACRAYGLRAIDGPFGDFSDPGGYKAAARRAAALGIEGKWAIHPSQIALANDVFSPPEKEVTRARRILEVLKEAEALGKGAAALDGKMIDAASERMARNVLVVNEAIERAGQVHAAQ
- a CDS encoding aminotransferase class V-fold PLP-dependent enzyme — encoded protein: MAGFTHLFIPGPTNIPEQVRQAMNLPMEDMRAASFPSLTLPLFEDIRRVFKNETGRVFIYPSSGTGAWEAAMTNVLSPGDKVLMSRFGQFSHLWVDMAERLGFEVDVIDCEWGTGVPLDLYAERLKADKAHRIKAVFCTQNETATGVTSDVAGCRASLDAANHPALLFVDGVSSIGSIDFRQEEWGVDCAVSGSQKGFMLPAGLGFLSVSQKALAASRIATHRHCYFSFEDMIRTNDAGYFPYTPATQLLRGLRASLDLIAEEGLENIFARHHRLAEGVRKAVDAWGLKLCAKAPQWHSDTVSAILVPEGIDSANVVKRAYSAYQTSLGGGLNKVAGKVFRIGHLGWLNEVMVLASLSAAEMTLLDCGVRLAPGSGVAAAIEHFRRTAEMPVAKAA
- a CDS encoding response regulator transcription factor; translated protein: MVVAERNPFVVSALREMLECDGRFDLLGVVHSGAQFLDMATATQFDVAVVGWKLADMDGADVLTEVQSRELGVRITIFSNDHDIGILKQCVRLGAQGYCFQFDEAPVIFETILAVAHGRICIPYIDINKVNDTPLSRLTVRERELLAVLSDGWTNLQIATRTGISENTVKYHLKNLYDKLDVRNRAMAVALYSSEKQRTSKSPVG